CAGGCGCGCACCCCGCTCGCTGCCGCCCTCCAGGCGGCACTCCCCGCCGAGCCGGCGGGCGCGGGTCGCCATGTTCACCGTGCCGTGGCCGGTTGGGTCGTCGGCGCTCGGCCCGACGCCGTCGTCGCTGACGACGAGCGTCACGGTGCCCGCGGCGGTGTCGACACCCACCTCCACGTCCGCGCTCCCGGCTCGGGCGTGCCGGGCGACGTTCGTGAGCGCCTCGCCGAGCACGGCCAGCAGGTCCGGGCGGATCGCGTCCGGCACCGCCGCGTCGAGCGGCCCATCGAGCCGCAGACGTGGCTCGAACCCCAGCGTGTCGGTTGCGGCGTTGACGACCCGGAGAACCTCGCCACGCAGCCCGCTGGGCCGGTCCGGCGGCTCCTGCAGGGAGAAGATCGTCTTCCGGACGTCGCGAATCGTGTCGTCCAGGTCGTCGACGAACGCGCTGAGCTTGTCGGCGACCTCGGGACGGCCGACCATCGCGCCCACTCCCTGGAGACCCAGCCCGACCGCGAACAGCCGCTGGATGATCAGGTCGTGGAGGTCGCGGGCGATTCGGTCGCGGTCCTCCAGGACGGCGAGCCGCTGCCGGTCGGCTGCGGCCCGGCTGAACTCGACGGCGAGTGCGGCG
The DNA window shown above is from Cryptosporangium minutisporangium and carries:
- a CDS encoding GAF domain-containing sensor histidine kinase, whose protein sequence is STDVTDRLLRGADFAETADVIVAKAAEITQADAGFLLLRADGGPDGGPQLTVRAGYGDGTERFLGCRYGLDGARAALLTGDGASCRFDGGSQPFVALDHAPPPDRYLGPGALVPLSSGGRVVGVVSVVREEGRPALSDADVRMLQAFAGHAALAVEFSRAAADRQRLAVLEDRDRIARDLHDLIIQRLFAVGLGLQGVGAMVGRPEVADKLSAFVDDLDDTIRDVRKTIFSLQEPPDRPSGLRGEVLRVVNAATDTLGFEPRLRLDGPLDAAVPDAIRPDLLAVLGEALTNVARHARAGSADVEVGVDTAAGTVTLVVSDDGVGPSADDPTGHGTVNMATRARRLGGECRLEGGSERGARLVWSVPLRLAD